A region of the Desulfobacterales bacterium genome:
GAGCATAGGATTAGCTTTACCATCTGAACCAGGTAAATATGGATATCTTTCAGAACACCATGGATTTGGAGAAACAGAACAGCAAGCAGGAGATTACGCAGAAGATCTAGCAGCATCAATGCTTGCAAACACTCTTGGCATTGATTTTGATCCTGATAAAGATTATGACTCAAGAAGAGAAGTTTATAAAATGTCTGGAAAAATAGTTGAATCACAGCATATTACTATGGGCTCTGAAGGAGCAGAAGGCGGCTTGTGGACTACCGTTCTTGCTGCTGCAGTTTTTGTAAAATAGGATGAATAAGTTATGCAGTATAATAAGTTCATGCCATTTGGGGGACCAGATGTTCAATTTGATAATTTCGATTTATCAAACATTGTAATATTGCCTATCTGTTATGAAAATAAACCCTCTTACGGTATAGGGAGCTTATACGGCCCTATTCATATTTTAAATGCATCATTTCAATTAGAACAAATAGATGAAGAAACTTTAGAGGATTGGACAAAGTTAAAAATTCATACATTATTTCCCTTTGTCCCTTCCTCTATTCCAGATACCGCTGTTAACGAAATAAAAAAAACTGCCATTAAGATAATCGAACAAAAAAAATTTCTTTTATCACTCGGAGGAGATCATGCTATTTCAATAGGGCTTATAGATGCAGCAAATAACTTTCATAAAGATATAAGCGTACTGCAAATTGATGCTCATGCTGATTTAAGAAATACATGGAATGGAAGCAAATATAATCATGCTTGTGTTATTAGAAGAATATTAGATAACTATAACGTACCAGTTGTTCAGGTAGGAATAAGATCCTTTTCAAAGGAAGAACTCGAATATATAAAAAATAAAAATTTAACTCCTTTTTATGCCCATTTATTGAATCCTAACGATAATTCATGGATGTTACAAGTAGCAAATAAGCTTTCAAATAATGTATATATTACTCTCGATTTAGATGGACTTGATCCTTCCGTCATACCTGGAACAGGTACACCAGAACCAGGAGGCCTTTCATACAAGCAGGTTGTTGAATTAATAAAAATAATTGGAAAAGAAAAAAATGTGATCGGCGCTGATATCAACGAACTTTCAAAAATAGAAGGAACTCAAGTTTCAGAATATACGGCAGCGAAGCTTGCAACTAAAATTTTTATTCACTGCTCAAAAAATAACTGATACTCGGTTTTTTGCTAAGGCTAAAATTAAAGATTAATTCAAATTTTTCTATATCAAAAGTAAAAAGCATATGTTACTTTTTTAATCTAAAATTTCTATTGCAATTTAGTCTCTTTAAGTCCATTATTACCACATAAAAAAAATTTAAATACAAAGAAAAATTAATGCCCATGAAAAAAACTTATTACATTTTTATAATATTATTTTTACTGGTTTCTTCCAAAATATATGCTGATAATAATTCCTTTGAGATTGGTGAAAAGCTTGTTTATGAAATAAAATGGGGTGTTATAACTGCAGCAAATTTAACTTTAGAAGTTAATCCTTGTGAACCGATTGAAAATATCCCTGTTTATCATTTTGTCATGTCAGTTAAAACTTCTGATTTTATAGATTATTTTTATAAAGTTAGAAGTTTATATGAATCTTATACAGCTCAGGATCTAAGCCGCTCATTTATATTTAAAAAAAAACAAAGGGAAGGAAGCACAAAAAGAGAAGTAATTGTAAATTTT
Encoded here:
- a CDS encoding arginine decarboxylase, pyruvoyl-dependent; amino-acid sequence: MYVPRYMFFTKGLGTDKEKLSSYENALRSARIAHLNLVTVSSIFPPHCKIIDIETGLTKLEAGEITHCVLARQEINEPGRRIVASIGLALPSEPGKYGYLSEHHGFGETEQQAGDYAEDLAASMLANTLGIDFDPDKDYDSRREVYKMSGKIVESQHITMGSEGAEGGLWTTVLAAAVFVK
- the speB gene encoding agmatinase, translating into MQYNKFMPFGGPDVQFDNFDLSNIVILPICYENKPSYGIGSLYGPIHILNASFQLEQIDEETLEDWTKLKIHTLFPFVPSSIPDTAVNEIKKTAIKIIEQKKFLLSLGGDHAISIGLIDAANNFHKDISVLQIDAHADLRNTWNGSKYNHACVIRRILDNYNVPVVQVGIRSFSKEELEYIKNKNLTPFYAHLLNPNDNSWMLQVANKLSNNVYITLDLDGLDPSVIPGTGTPEPGGLSYKQVVELIKIIGKEKNVIGADINELSKIEGTQVSEYTAAKLATKIFIHCSKNN